The following are encoded in a window of Bradyrhizobium sp. WBOS07 genomic DNA:
- a CDS encoding DUF5413 family protein: protein MKRYLVFALVGPFVGGFLLLLTTTYQSGYWTQTSLGEVGKLFAVFFKTLQYSYLFGLLPSLMIGAVDDILVHIRRIGPVLRMLLVGLFAFVLASLTYSSRGPDSGAVQFILYGLVGFVPAAISSWLVHRYVKEPQAVAAPT from the coding sequence ATGAAACGCTATCTGGTGTTTGCGCTGGTTGGCCCGTTCGTCGGCGGGTTTCTGCTGCTGCTGACGACGACCTATCAGTCCGGCTATTGGACCCAGACCAGTCTCGGCGAGGTCGGCAAGCTGTTCGCGGTGTTCTTCAAGACCCTGCAATACAGCTATCTGTTCGGCCTGCTGCCCTCGCTGATGATCGGCGCGGTGGACGACATCCTGGTCCACATCAGGCGGATCGGCCCGGTCTTGCGCATGCTGCTGGTCGGCCTGTTCGCCTTCGTGCTGGCCTCGCTGACCTACAGCTCGCGCGGGCCGGATTCCGGCGCGGTGCAGTTCATCCTGTACGGCCTCGTCGGCTTCGTGCCGGCGGCGATTTCGTCCTGGCTCGTGCATAGATACGTCAAGGAGCCGCAGGCTGTGGCGGCGCCGACCTGA
- a CDS encoding tetratricopeptide repeat protein — translation MWRVFSLTLVILAAGVSNAAADPQADELAICRDRQAEAQARASACDNLLKADRLGGKDKAIALSVRGNTLINKRDYDRAIETLSIAIDLDPDYVVALNLRGLAYERKGQDDLAMADYNLALQKRPAYGVPYNNRGVIHARRGALQSAIDDFTLSIKYTPKFLLAWTNRARARTLLKDFDGALADFAEAEKIDPSAPQIASNRCITYGMMGRFNQAFADCNGLIERQPKNVYAINNRADVSMMKGDLDAALKDYNMAIQINPNNIRAHSGRGQIYERKKDLAQARADYRAAAYSLTKFDEPDVARARAIAQERLAALTLQAPAAATGRRVALVIGNGAYKNVHALPNPPRDSKLIASVLREVGFQTVISVSDLTRDKFFEALQAFANEAEKADWAVVYYAGHGFEIGGVNYLVPVDAKLAADKDAETQAVALEQVIAAVGAARKMRLVVLDACRDNPFAPAMQRTLSLKLVDKGFSNIEPGAGFMVVYAAKHGETALDGDGSANSPFATALAREIKQPRVEIRKLFDIIRDDVWAATKHGQQPFTYGSPPGREDFYFVAGK, via the coding sequence ATGTGGCGCGTCTTTTCCCTGACCCTCGTCATCCTGGCCGCCGGCGTGTCGAACGCGGCGGCCGATCCGCAAGCCGACGAGCTCGCCATCTGCCGTGACCGCCAGGCCGAGGCCCAGGCCCGCGCGAGCGCCTGCGACAATCTGCTGAAGGCCGACCGGCTCGGCGGCAAGGACAAGGCGATCGCGCTCTCCGTGCGCGGCAACACGCTGATCAACAAGCGCGATTACGACCGCGCGATCGAGACCCTGTCGATCGCGATCGATCTCGATCCCGACTACGTCGTTGCCCTCAACCTGCGCGGCCTCGCCTATGAGCGCAAGGGCCAGGACGACCTCGCTATGGCGGACTACAACCTCGCGCTCCAGAAGCGACCGGCCTATGGCGTGCCTTACAACAACCGGGGCGTCATTCACGCCCGCCGCGGCGCGCTGCAAAGCGCGATCGACGATTTCACCCTGTCGATCAAGTACACGCCGAAATTCCTGCTGGCCTGGACCAATCGCGCCCGCGCGCGCACGCTGCTGAAGGATTTCGACGGCGCGCTCGCCGATTTCGCGGAGGCCGAGAAGATCGACCCGTCCGCGCCGCAGATCGCAAGCAACCGCTGCATCACCTATGGCATGATGGGCAGGTTCAACCAGGCCTTCGCCGACTGCAATGGCCTGATCGAGCGGCAGCCGAAAAACGTGTACGCGATCAACAACCGCGCCGATGTCAGCATGATGAAGGGCGATCTCGATGCCGCGCTGAAGGATTACAACATGGCAATCCAGATCAACCCCAACAATATCCGCGCGCATTCCGGCCGCGGCCAGATCTACGAGCGGAAGAAGGATCTCGCGCAGGCGCGCGCTGATTACCGCGCCGCCGCCTATTCGCTGACGAAGTTCGACGAGCCCGACGTCGCCCGCGCCCGCGCCATCGCGCAGGAGCGGCTCGCCGCGCTGACGCTGCAGGCGCCGGCCGCGGCGACCGGCCGCCGCGTGGCGCTGGTGATCGGCAACGGTGCCTACAAGAACGTCCATGCCTTGCCCAATCCGCCGCGCGATTCCAAGCTGATCGCAAGCGTGCTGCGCGAGGTCGGCTTCCAGACCGTGATCTCGGTCAGCGACCTCACCCGCGACAAGTTCTTCGAGGCGTTGCAGGCCTTCGCCAACGAGGCGGAGAAGGCCGACTGGGCCGTGGTCTATTACGCCGGCCACGGCTTCGAGATCGGCGGGGTGAACTATCTCGTTCCCGTCGACGCCAAGCTGGCCGCCGACAAGGACGCCGAGACGCAGGCGGTCGCCCTCGAGCAGGTGATCGCGGCGGTCGGTGCCGCGCGGAAAATGCGTCTCGTGGTGCTCGATGCCTGCCGCGACAATCCGTTCGCGCCGGCCATGCAGCGCACATTGTCGCTGAAGCTGGTCGACAAGGGCTTTTCCAATATCGAGCCCGGTGCCGGCTTCATGGTGGTTTACGCCGCCAAGCACGGCGAGACCGCGCTGGATGGCGACGGCAGCGCCAACAGCCCGTTTGCGACCGCGCTGGCCCGCGAGATCAAGCAGCCTCGCGTCGAGATCAGGAAACTGTTTGACATTATCCGCGACGATGTCTGGGCCGCGACCAAGCACGGGCAGCAGCCGTTCACCTACGGCTCGCCGCCAGGACGGGAGGATTTTTACTTCGTCGCGGGCAAGTGA
- the msrB gene encoding peptide-methionine (R)-S-oxide reductase MsrB: MPDTRTKTTDDKVIKSEEQWRRELSPMQYAVLREKATERPFSGEYEHDHRAGTYVCAGCGNVLFESDAKFDSGCGWPSFTQPAVESHIDEERDVSHGMIRTEVLCSKCSGHLGHVFPDGPGPTGLRYCINSAALKLEPK; encoded by the coding sequence ATGCCCGACACCAGAACGAAGACCACCGACGACAAGGTCATCAAGAGCGAAGAGCAGTGGCGGCGCGAATTGTCGCCGATGCAGTATGCGGTGCTGCGCGAGAAGGCGACCGAGCGTCCCTTCTCGGGCGAATATGAGCACGACCACCGCGCCGGCACTTACGTCTGCGCCGGCTGCGGCAACGTGCTGTTCGAGTCGGACGCCAAGTTCGATTCTGGCTGCGGCTGGCCGAGCTTCACCCAGCCCGCGGTCGAGAGCCATATCGACGAGGAGCGGGACGTCAGCCACGGCATGATCCGCACCGAGGTGCTCTGCTCGAAATGCAGCGGCCATCTCGGCCACGTCTTCCCCGACGGCCCCGGGCCGACCGGCTTGCGCTATTGCATCAACTCGGCGGCGCTGAAGCTGGAGCCCAAATAA
- a CDS encoding DUF3309 family protein, protein MSLGTVLIILVIIYLLGGLSGRLGGYGYGLGHSGMGIGGVVLVVLVVLLLLGKL, encoded by the coding sequence ATGTCACTCGGGACCGTTCTGATCATCCTGGTGATCATTTATCTGCTCGGGGGGCTGTCCGGCCGCCTGGGCGGTTACGGCTACGGCCTCGGCCATTCCGGCATGGGGATCGGCGGCGTCGTGCTGGTGGTGCTGGTCGTCCTGCTGCTTCTCGGCAAGCTGTAA
- a CDS encoding twin-arginine translocation signal domain-containing protein, producing the protein MAERRPDYLDTRDDTSSASRRGFLKSAGIAAGTLAASIAAPGLAHSAPLRDVPARQDRPVRVSKQRLNALAAQFYAVFNEHDVLPKDFSGKHEARYDVELRRITTVTRVPETGERVKVSALVAVPAGVHGALPVLSWQHGTILSFDQVPSNLLRLADEGYQLRDNVDSLETLFNIQRFAGNGYAVIAADYIGKGPLRNGRGEAYAVKGATVQCCLDVLDAGLIELKRLGLRQSALFLNGWSQGALNTQWLKQEMQRRGMKVTASATQSPFNNLAESFHYWVNPTSYIPSAETSYPMPPAWITPCLVVLLGSYRQYYGLSDLFKTAIKPQHQAFAEKYWADYSLAGDTAKAVPPAADFLVEGFFDRFTHDTNSRLLRQLGRNGATFWDYDSPIRFYYGLADEALHPRLVKPAIAAGGRFAAGVPVAGASHRVTFLASLYGDGTVLNGQSTAFDWFNSLM; encoded by the coding sequence ATGGCTGAACGCAGACCCGATTACCTCGATACGCGTGATGATACCTCTAGCGCGAGTCGTCGCGGGTTTCTGAAGTCGGCGGGCATTGCGGCCGGCACGCTCGCCGCATCGATCGCCGCGCCGGGACTTGCGCATTCCGCTCCGCTGCGTGACGTGCCTGCGCGACAGGACAGGCCGGTGCGAGTCTCGAAGCAACGCCTCAACGCGCTGGCGGCGCAATTCTATGCCGTGTTCAACGAGCACGACGTCCTGCCCAAGGATTTCTCCGGGAAGCACGAAGCGCGCTACGACGTCGAGCTGCGGCGCATCACCACCGTGACGCGCGTGCCCGAGACGGGAGAGCGCGTGAAGGTGTCTGCGCTCGTTGCGGTCCCTGCCGGCGTGCACGGGGCATTGCCCGTGTTGTCCTGGCAACATGGCACGATCCTGTCGTTCGATCAGGTTCCTTCGAACCTGCTGCGACTTGCCGACGAAGGCTACCAGCTTCGCGACAACGTCGATTCGCTGGAGACGCTGTTCAACATCCAGCGCTTCGCCGGTAACGGCTATGCCGTCATCGCCGCCGACTACATCGGCAAAGGCCCTCTTCGCAACGGCCGCGGCGAGGCCTATGCGGTGAAAGGCGCCACGGTGCAATGCTGCCTCGACGTGCTCGATGCCGGCCTCATCGAGTTGAAGAGGCTCGGCCTCCGCCAATCCGCGCTGTTTCTGAACGGCTGGTCGCAAGGCGCGCTGAACACGCAATGGCTCAAGCAGGAGATGCAACGCCGCGGCATGAAGGTGACGGCAAGTGCGACCCAGAGCCCGTTCAACAATCTCGCCGAGAGCTTCCACTACTGGGTCAACCCGACGTCCTATATTCCGTCCGCAGAGACGTCCTACCCGATGCCGCCGGCCTGGATCACGCCCTGCCTGGTGGTGCTGCTCGGAAGCTATCGCCAGTATTATGGGCTGAGCGATCTGTTCAAGACCGCCATCAAGCCGCAACACCAGGCGTTCGCGGAGAAATACTGGGCCGACTACAGCCTTGCAGGCGACACGGCCAAGGCCGTGCCGCCGGCTGCAGATTTCCTGGTGGAGGGGTTTTTCGACCGCTTCACCCATGACACCAACAGCAGGTTGCTGCGCCAGCTCGGTCGCAACGGCGCGACTTTCTGGGACTACGATTCCCCGATCCGGTTTTATTACGGATTGGCCGACGAGGCGCTGCATCCGCGACTGGTCAAGCCCGCGATTGCCGCGGGTGGGCGTTTCGCGGCCGGCGTACCGGTGGCCGGCGCAAGCCATCGCGTCACGTTTCTGGCAAGTCTCTATGGCGACGGCACCGTCCTGAACGGGCAATCGACCGCATTCGACTGGTTCAATTCGCTGATGTGA
- a CDS encoding ATP-dependent RecD-like DNA helicase, protein MPTFTPHQDAALKAVGDWLKAKPGRSGTPQVFRLFGFAGTGKTTLARHIADGVDGDVKFAAFTGKAALVMRNKGCDDASTIHSLIYRARESGEEQPSFELWDDAPASKAKLIVIDECSMVDAELGRDLMSFDCPLLVLGDPAQLPPIQGGGFFTNSEPDAMLTEVHRQAQDDPIVRMSMDVREGRELDIGRYGESEVVSRKELDPDRVMGADQVLVGRNNTRRAYNMRVRQRQNIEDVFPVAGDKLVCLRNNRKKGLFNGGLWRVKSRNTSRSKSRILSMRLSPDEDFGHKVTKVSVRADCFEGGVEQIAWEQRKPYDEFDYGYVLTVHKSQGSQWDDVVLFDESFAFQESRARWLYTGITRAAKRLSIVV, encoded by the coding sequence ATGCCAACTTTCACCCCGCATCAGGATGCCGCGCTCAAAGCCGTCGGCGACTGGCTCAAAGCAAAACCCGGCCGTAGCGGCACCCCGCAGGTATTCCGCCTGTTCGGCTTCGCTGGGACCGGCAAGACGACGCTGGCCCGGCACATCGCCGACGGCGTCGACGGCGATGTGAAATTCGCCGCGTTCACCGGCAAGGCCGCCCTCGTCATGCGCAACAAGGGTTGCGACGACGCCTCCACCATCCACTCGCTGATCTACCGCGCCCGCGAATCTGGCGAAGAGCAGCCGAGCTTCGAATTGTGGGACGACGCGCCCGCCTCGAAGGCGAAGCTGATCGTGATCGACGAATGCTCGATGGTCGACGCAGAATTGGGGCGCGACCTGATGTCGTTCGATTGCCCGCTGCTGGTGCTGGGCGATCCCGCGCAGCTGCCGCCGATCCAGGGCGGCGGCTTTTTCACCAATTCAGAGCCGGACGCGATGCTGACCGAGGTGCACCGCCAGGCCCAGGACGATCCGATCGTGCGGATGTCGATGGACGTCCGCGAAGGCCGCGAGCTCGACATCGGCCGCTATGGCGAGAGCGAGGTGGTCTCGCGCAAGGAGCTGGACCCCGACAGGGTCATGGGCGCCGATCAGGTGCTGGTCGGCCGCAACAACACCCGCCGCGCGTACAACATGCGAGTGCGTCAGCGCCAGAACATCGAGGACGTCTTTCCAGTCGCCGGCGACAAGCTGGTATGCTTGCGCAACAACCGCAAGAAGGGCCTGTTCAACGGCGGCCTGTGGCGGGTGAAGTCGCGCAACACCTCGCGCTCGAAGTCCCGCATTCTCAGCATGCGGTTGTCGCCGGACGAGGATTTCGGCCACAAGGTGACGAAGGTCTCGGTGCGCGCCGATTGCTTCGAGGGCGGCGTCGAGCAGATCGCCTGGGAGCAGCGCAAGCCCTATGACGAGTTCGACTACGGCTATGTGCTCACCGTGCACAAGTCGCAGGGCTCGCAATGGGACGACGTCGTGCTGTTCGACGAGAGCTTTGCTTTTCAGGAGAGCCGCGCCAGGTGGCTGTACACCGGAATCACGCGGGCGGCGAAAAGATTGAGTATCGTGGTGTAA
- the napA gene encoding nitrate reductase catalytic subunit NapA: MVTKLTNGNEASATRRDALKAAAAVAAASTIGVTLPQTASAQPGKTDGIRWDKGVCRFCGTGCGVIVGTKNGKVVATQGDPDAPVNRGLNCIKGYFLSKIMYGEDRLTQPMLRMKNGKFDKNGEFAPISWDDAFKLMAEKWKAALKAGGPSTVGMFGSGQWTIWEGYAAAKLYKAGFRTNNLDPNARHCMASAVAGFMRTFGIDEPMGCYDDIEQTDAFVLWGSNMAEMHPILWSRITDRRLTHEGCEVHVLSTFEHRSFELADNPLVFTPQSDMAILNYIQNYIVNSGAMNKDFVEKHVEFASTVTDIGYGLRPTHALEVKAVNASHKAGKDGALDPAGFKDKIGFEEYKKLLEPYTLDYAHKASGVPKENLERLAKLYADPKKKIISYWTMGFNQHARGTWVNNMIYNVHLLTGKISEPGNGPFSLTGQPSACGTAREVGTFSHRLPADMVVTNPKHREATEKLWQVPEGTIPANIGYHAVLQNRMLKDGKLNAYWVQCNNNMQTAPNMNEEGYPGYRNPAAFVVVSDPYPTVTTLAADLILPTAMWMEKEGAYGNAERRTQFWRQQVKAPGEARSDLWQMMEFSKYFKIEEVWPEDLIAKKPEVRGKTLFDVLYGNGEVNKFPITECQKGFENSESAAFGFYVQKGLFEEYAKFGRGHGHDLADFEQYHQARGLRWPVVNNKETLWRFREGYDPYVKPGEGVSFYGKPDKKARIIFCPFEPAAETPDKEFDLWLCTGRVLEHWHSGSMTRRVPELHRAVPAATLFMHPDDAAERKLLRGQPVKIQTRRGEVVTRVETKGRNKPPRGLVYFPFFDESQLANQLTLDATCPISKETDFKKCACRVTSA, encoded by the coding sequence ATGGTTACGAAATTGACGAACGGGAACGAAGCCAGTGCGACGCGCCGCGATGCGCTGAAGGCGGCGGCAGCGGTTGCTGCGGCCTCGACCATCGGCGTGACGCTGCCGCAAACGGCGAGCGCGCAGCCTGGCAAGACCGACGGCATCCGCTGGGACAAGGGCGTGTGCCGCTTCTGCGGCACCGGCTGCGGTGTGATCGTCGGCACCAAGAACGGCAAGGTCGTGGCGACTCAGGGCGATCCCGATGCGCCGGTCAATCGCGGCCTCAACTGCATCAAGGGCTACTTTCTGTCCAAGATCATGTACGGCGAGGACCGGCTGACCCAGCCGATGCTGCGCATGAAAAACGGCAAGTTCGACAAGAACGGCGAGTTCGCGCCGATCTCCTGGGACGATGCCTTCAAGCTCATGGCCGAGAAATGGAAGGCGGCGCTGAAGGCGGGTGGTCCGTCGACCGTCGGCATGTTCGGGTCGGGCCAATGGACCATCTGGGAAGGCTACGCCGCCGCCAAGCTCTACAAGGCCGGCTTCCGCACCAACAATCTCGATCCGAACGCGCGTCACTGCATGGCATCGGCGGTCGCGGGCTTCATGCGCACCTTCGGCATCGACGAGCCGATGGGCTGCTACGACGATATCGAGCAGACCGACGCCTTCGTGCTCTGGGGCTCGAACATGGCGGAGATGCACCCGATCCTGTGGTCGCGCATCACCGATCGCCGGCTGACGCATGAGGGTTGCGAGGTGCACGTGCTTTCGACCTTCGAGCACCGCTCGTTCGAGCTCGCCGACAATCCGCTGGTGTTCACGCCGCAGAGCGACATGGCGATCCTGAACTACATCCAGAACTACATCGTCAATTCCGGGGCGATGAACAAGGATTTCGTCGAGAAGCACGTCGAGTTCGCATCGACCGTGACCGACATCGGCTACGGCCTGCGCCCGACCCACGCGCTCGAGGTGAAGGCGGTCAACGCCTCGCACAAGGCCGGCAAGGACGGCGCGCTCGATCCGGCCGGCTTCAAGGACAAGATCGGCTTCGAGGAATACAAGAAGCTGCTCGAGCCCTACACGCTCGACTATGCCCACAAGGCCTCGGGCGTGCCGAAGGAGAATCTCGAGCGTCTCGCCAAGCTCTATGCCGATCCCAAGAAGAAGATCATCTCCTACTGGACGATGGGCTTCAACCAGCACGCGCGCGGCACGTGGGTCAACAACATGATCTACAACGTGCACCTCTTGACGGGCAAGATCTCCGAGCCGGGCAACGGCCCGTTCTCGCTGACCGGCCAGCCCTCGGCCTGCGGCACCGCCCGCGAGGTCGGCACATTCTCGCACCGCCTGCCGGCCGACATGGTCGTCACCAATCCGAAGCATCGCGAAGCGACCGAGAAGCTGTGGCAGGTGCCGGAAGGCACCATCCCCGCCAACATCGGCTACCACGCCGTGCTGCAGAACCGGATGCTGAAGGACGGCAAGCTGAACGCCTATTGGGTCCAGTGCAACAACAACATGCAGACGGCCCCGAACATGAACGAGGAGGGCTATCCCGGTTATCGCAATCCGGCCGCCTTCGTCGTCGTCTCCGATCCCTATCCGACCGTGACCACCTTGGCCGCGGACCTCATCCTGCCGACGGCGATGTGGATGGAGAAGGAAGGCGCCTATGGCAATGCCGAGCGGCGTACGCAGTTCTGGCGTCAGCAGGTGAAGGCGCCGGGCGAGGCGCGTTCCGATCTCTGGCAGATGATGGAGTTCTCGAAATACTTCAAGATCGAGGAGGTCTGGCCGGAAGACCTGATTGCCAAGAAGCCGGAGGTTCGCGGCAAGACCCTGTTCGACGTGCTCTACGGCAACGGCGAGGTCAACAAGTTCCCGATCACCGAATGTCAGAAGGGCTTTGAGAATTCCGAGAGCGCGGCGTTCGGCTTCTATGTGCAGAAGGGTCTGTTCGAGGAGTATGCCAAGTTCGGTCGCGGCCATGGCCACGATCTGGCGGACTTCGAGCAGTATCACCAGGCGCGCGGCCTGCGCTGGCCGGTCGTCAACAACAAGGAGACGCTCTGGCGCTTCCGCGAGGGCTACGATCCCTACGTCAAGCCGGGCGAAGGCGTGTCGTTCTACGGCAAGCCGGACAAGAAGGCGCGCATCATCTTCTGTCCGTTCGAGCCGGCGGCCGAAACGCCAGACAAGGAGTTCGATCTGTGGCTGTGCACAGGCCGCGTGCTGGAGCACTGGCATTCCGGCTCGATGACGCGCCGCGTGCCGGAGCTGCACCGCGCGGTGCCGGCCGCGACATTGTTCATGCATCCCGATGACGCCGCCGAGCGCAAGCTGCTGCGCGGACAGCCGGTGAAGATCCAGACGCGCCGCGGCGAGGTGGTGACGCGGGTCGAGACCAAGGGCCGCAACAAGCCGCCGCGCGGCCTCGTCTACTTCCCGTTCTTCGACGAAAGCCAGCTCGCCAACCAGCTCACGCTCGATGCGACCTGTCCGATCTCGAAGGAGACCGACTTCAAAAAGTGCGCCTGCCGCGTGACGTCGGCCTAA
- a CDS encoding chaperone NapD: MAEATNICGVAVYLAPDAERDLTDRILALPGVELEAASGDNRLALTVIDTPASLAIDQIAAMHRLPGVVSASLIFHAFDTPDDESAVGTEAASCCGGACQNSGAHVRASAI; the protein is encoded by the coding sequence ATGGCTGAAGCCACCAACATCTGCGGCGTTGCCGTCTATCTGGCACCGGATGCGGAGCGCGACCTGACCGACCGGATCTTGGCTCTGCCCGGCGTCGAGCTGGAAGCCGCCTCCGGCGACAACAGGCTCGCGCTGACCGTCATCGATACGCCGGCCTCGCTGGCGATCGACCAGATCGCCGCCATGCATCGCCTGCCCGGCGTGGTCAGCGCCTCGCTGATCTTTCACGCATTCGACACGCCTGACGACGAGAGCGCCGTCGGGACCGAAGCAGCTTCGTGCTGCGGCGGCGCCTGCCAGAATTCCGGCGCGCATGTGCGCGCTTCCGCAATTTGA
- a CDS encoding 4Fe-4S dicluster domain-containing protein — MPRPMSRRSLFSAVLPFASGRDAHAPRLDETRPEQVATVSSVNACVERHGVVCRRCVEACEHSAIRILGREKLGAVIDAAACTGCGDCVPVCPVEAIALAPRDRISLVSELANLVVHNG; from the coding sequence ATGCCGAGACCAATGTCACGACGCTCACTATTCTCTGCCGTTCTGCCTTTCGCATCCGGCCGCGACGCGCATGCGCCGCGCCTGGACGAGACGCGTCCCGAACAGGTGGCGACCGTCTCCAGCGTGAACGCCTGCGTCGAACGGCATGGCGTGGTCTGTCGCCGTTGCGTCGAGGCTTGTGAGCATTCCGCCATCCGCATCCTCGGGCGCGAGAAGCTGGGCGCCGTGATCGATGCTGCGGCCTGCACCGGCTGCGGCGATTGCGTCCCGGTCTGCCCGGTCGAAGCCATCGCACTCGCGCCGCGGGATCGCATCTCGCTCGTATCCGAACTTGCAAACCTGGTCGTGCACAATGGCTGA
- a CDS encoding DUF4112 domain-containing protein: MTMSDDDILAPRRPRSGSGPRAPFSGPEGRGPIIDQDGREIRPETLEQGFREFRVEFGKDNPFSGSPFGNLTREQRIARLEAIAKLLDIAFILPGTNIRYGIDGLIGLIPVVGDIITTAISLWLVREARALGAPWHITARMLGNVALDGVVGLVPFAGDAFDVMFRANMRNVRLLRRWLDKQPRM; the protein is encoded by the coding sequence ATGACCATGTCCGACGACGATATTCTCGCGCCGCGCAGGCCCCGTTCGGGGAGCGGTCCGCGCGCGCCCTTTTCGGGCCCAGAGGGGCGCGGGCCGATCATCGACCAGGACGGCCGGGAAATCCGCCCCGAAACGCTGGAGCAGGGATTTCGCGAGTTCCGTGTCGAGTTTGGCAAGGATAATCCGTTCTCGGGGAGCCCGTTCGGCAATCTGACGCGCGAGCAGCGGATCGCGCGGCTGGAGGCGATCGCAAAGCTGCTCGACATCGCCTTCATCCTGCCCGGCACCAACATCCGCTACGGCATCGACGGGCTGATCGGTCTGATTCCCGTGGTCGGCGACATCATCACCACTGCGATCTCGCTGTGGCTGGTGCGCGAGGCCCGCGCGTTGGGCGCGCCCTGGCACATCACCGCGCGCATGCTCGGCAATGTCGCGCTCGATGGCGTTGTCGGCCTGGTGCCGTTCGCGGGCGACGCTTTCGACGTCATGTTCCGCGCCAACATGCGCAATGTGCGCCTGCTCCGCCGCTGGCTCGACAAGCAGCCGCGGATGTAA
- the msrA gene encoding peptide-methionine (S)-S-oxide reductase MsrA codes for MRRPAIASLLAATAALTLAFAMPSRAAEDAVVIPAPAMDTAPASGIQTAVVAGGCFWGVQGVFQHTAGVVNAVSGYAGGTKATADYQAVSSGRTSHAESVEIKYDPKKISYGKILQIFFSVVHDPTQLNRQGPDVGPQYRSAIFTTSEEQKKVAEAYIAQLNSAKVFRKPIVTKIGALEAFYPAEAYHQDYLTLHPNQPYIAYNDLPKVENLKKLFADNYIEKPTLVSASKATN; via the coding sequence ATGCGCCGACCTGCCATCGCTTCCCTGCTCGCCGCAACTGCCGCCCTGACGCTGGCCTTTGCCATGCCGTCCCGGGCAGCAGAGGATGCGGTCGTGATCCCGGCCCCCGCCATGGATACGGCGCCCGCGAGCGGGATCCAGACCGCCGTTGTCGCCGGCGGCTGCTTCTGGGGGGTCCAGGGCGTCTTCCAGCACACCGCCGGCGTCGTCAACGCGGTCTCCGGCTATGCCGGCGGCACCAAGGCGACAGCCGACTACCAGGCCGTCTCGAGCGGCCGGACCAGCCACGCCGAGTCCGTCGAGATCAAGTACGATCCGAAGAAGATCTCCTACGGCAAGATCCTCCAGATCTTCTTCTCGGTGGTGCACGACCCGACCCAGCTCAACCGCCAGGGCCCTGACGTTGGCCCGCAATATCGCTCGGCGATCTTCACCACCTCGGAGGAGCAGAAGAAGGTGGCGGAGGCCTATATCGCCCAGCTCAACAGCGCCAAGGTGTTCAGGAAGCCGATCGTGACCAAGATCGGCGCGCTGGAGGCGTTCTACCCGGCGGAGGCCTACCACCAGGACTATCTGACCCTGCACCCCAACCAGCCCTATATCGCCTATAACGACCTGCCCAAGGTCGAGAACCTGAAAAAGCTGTTTGCGGATAACTACATTGAAAAGCCGACGCTGGTGAGTGCCAGCAAGGCCACCAACTGA